Part of the Nocardia farcinica genome, CCGGGGTCATCAGCAGATCGGTCACCTGCTCGCGCCGCACCAGCTCGGCCATCTCCGCGCCGCCGTACACCATCGGCGGCGCCACGATCAACGTCGCGCCCTGGGAGAAGGCGAACAGCATCTCCATCAGCGAGAAATCGAAACTCGGCGAAGTGACGTGGGTGGCCCGCGAACCGACACCGAAACCGAACCGGGCACCGACCGCGGCGACCATCGCCAGGCCGTGGTGGGAGACCAGCACGCCCTTGGGTTTGCCGGTGGAACCGGAGGTGTAGATGACCCAGGCCGGATGCGCGGCGGTGAGCGGGCGCACCCGGTCGGCGTAGGAGATCGGGTGCGCGGGGCGCGCGGCGATCCGGGCCAGCTGCTCCGGGTCGTCCAGATCGATCCAGTCGACATCGCCACCGAGCGCGCCGCGATGCGCCGACGTGGTCAGCCCCACACGGGCGCCGGAGTCACCGAGGATGTGCGCGATGCGGTCGGCCGGATACGCCGGATCGACCGGCACATAGGTCGCGCCGGTCTTCGCGATCGCCCACAGGGAGGTCACCGACTCCACCGAGCGGGCGATGCCCATCGCCACGAAGTCGCCGGGGCCCATGCCGCGGTCGATCAGCTCCCGCGCCAGCCGCGACGAGGACTCGTCCAATTCCCGGTAGGTCAGCTCGCGCTGATCGGCCGGCGCACCCGTCGGATTGAATCGCAGCGCCACCGCCTCGGGCGCGGACTCGACAGCCGCCGTCAGCAACTGCGGCAACAGCGCCGCACCGGATCGGCGGCGACGCCCACCCGCACCGCGTGTACCGGCAGAACGACGAGCGCTATCCATCCGACTGCACACCTCTCGCGTCACATATGGCCACACGGCCGGTTACCTCAGCCCCACCCGAGGCCGTGCTTTCTGCTGCGCCAGCGCAGTCCGGGCCCGCTCGACCTGGCGCCATTGCCCCCGACAACGTCGGCAACCCTGTTCTAATCGTCCCCCCACATCGACCCGTTGCCACCGAGTGGCGCAGCTCACACTATCCGGCGGTGTGGGCCGGATCGCAAGGGGGTAACGCCCTGCGGTTGCGGCTTGTGTTGACACCGGTTACAGGAAGTTTAGGCGTAGGCCGAGCGAAGGCCGAAACGGGCTGGTCGGGTGCGAAACGGCGACGTGAGACGGGCACGCTAGCAGGCCGAGGTCGCCGTCGCGAGACGGCCACGCCGCCTGCGGGCCGCGTCGCCGAAGGCGGCCACCCGAACCAGCCCGCGTCACCCTCGCGAGACCGCCGCGCGAACGGACCCCCGTCATCGAAGGCAGCCATCCGAACGAACCGACACCGCCGTCGCGAGACGGCCACGCCCGCGAACTCACGCCGTCGGGAGACGGCTGCGGAACGGACCCCCGTCACCGAGACGGCCAAACCGACATTGTCATCGTGAGGCGGCCACGCCTGCGGACCCACGTCCCTCGACAAAGCGGCTTGCACGAGGGACCGGCGCAGGGTCGGCCGCGTGAACGGACCGTACGACGTCCCCCGGGGCATGGGCGGGTGATCGGCCCCGCGTTGCACGGGATCGCCCTCGGTCCGGAAAGTATCGATCCGTTCGCCGGAGGACGCGGTCGGATCACGGTCTACGGCCGCGTTCCTTACCCTCAGTGGGCAGACGGGCCCCAGTGCATCGGGACGCCCTTGGCGGCCAGGTAGGGCATCGGGTCGATCTTGTTGCCGCCCTGGTCCCAGATCTCCAGGTGCAGGTGGGGGCCGGTGGACTGGCCGCGGTTGCCGACGGTGGCGATGACGTCGCCCGCGTTGACGCGCTGGCCCGCCTGTACATACATGTCGTTGACGTGGCCGTAGACGGCGGTGGTGCCGTCGTCCTGCAGCACGCGCACCCACAGGCCGAAGCCGGAGGCGGGACCGGCCTCGATGACGGTGCCGCTGCTGACCGAGCGGATCGGGGCGCCGAGCGCGTCGGCGAAGTCGAGCCCGTAGTGGAACTGGCCCCAGCGGGTGCCGTAGCCGGAGCTGATGGCGCCGGCGACCGGGCGAACCGCCACGGGCGGCGCCACGTGCTGCTGGACGTTCTTGAGCACGTCCTCGACCTGGGCCAGCGGGGCGGCGATCTCCGGCGGCAGGTTCGGGATACCGAACGGCTGCTGCGCGACGTTCTGCGCGACCGGCGCGGCGACCTGGGTGACCGGCGCGGGATCGGCGGCCGGGGCGGGCTCGGCGATCTGCTTCGCCTCGGCGGCCGGGATCTCGGCGGTGCCCTTGAACGCGATGGCCTCCTCGGCGGCCTCGGTGTTGCGCGCGGGGGCCAGCGGCGATGCGGCGGCGAGGGCCGGGGCGACCTGCGCGGCGACGCCGACCAGGGCACCCGCGGCGACGGCGGCGCTCGCGGCGGCCCGCACCCGCTCACCCTGGCTGGACTGGGCACGGTGACGCGTCGGACGACCCGTGGCGCCGTGGCCGAGCAGGCTCTCGACGGTGATGGAACTGGGGCCAAGCCGGTGCTGCGACAAGATTCGTCCTCGCGTCCGTCCTACAGTTGCCAACGAACGCCGCCGCGTCACCCGCTGACCCGGGCCGACCATGTCGTCGGGATCGGCCGTGGTCCGCGATTTGTAACGTTTCGGCATCCGTTGTGACGGGAACTCTACCCTGTCGTGACCATTCCGCAACCTTCGGTCACGAATCGACGGTGAGGTCCATGTCACAGCGGCCGCGGGCGCAGACTCGGACCGTGATCATCGACGAACTGCGCGTCCCGATCGTGCTCGCCCCGATGGCGGGCGGCCCCTCCACTCCCGAACTCGCGGCCGCGGTCTGCGCGGCGGGCGGCCTCGGCACCGTCGCCGCCGGCTACCTGAGCGCCGCCGACACCGCGGCCAGGATCGAGGCCACCAGAAGCCGCACCGACGCCCCCTTCGGCGTGAACCTCTTCGTGCCGGGGCCGGCCACTCCCCGCACCGAATTCGCCGGGTATCTCGCCGAACTCGGCGAGCGCTTCGCACTCGGCGAGCCCCGCCACGACACCGACGACTGGGCCGCGAAGCTCGACCTCCTGGTGGCCGCCCCGGTGCCCGTGGTCAGCTGCACCTTCGGCTGCCCCACCGCCGCCGAGATCGCACGCCTGCACGCCGTCGGCACCGAGGTGTGGGTCACCGTGACCTCGGTGGCGGAGGCGCGCATCGCCGTCGAGGCGGGTGCGGACGTGCTCGTCGCGCAGGGCGCCGAGGCGGGCGGGCACCGGGCGACGTTCGTCGACCGGGTCGCCGACGACGCGATCGACCCGCTCGGCCTACTCACCCTGCTCCAACTGCTCACCGCCGCCACCGACCGGCCGATCGTCGCGGCGGGCGGTATCGCCACCGGCGCGGGCATTGCCGCCGTCCTGGCCGCGGGTGCCGCCGCCGCGCAACTGGGCACCGCGTTCCTGCGCTGCCCGGAAGCGGGCACCAACCCGGTGCACCGCGCCGCCGTGCCGACCGAGACGCCCACCATGCTGACGCGCGCGTTCACCGGCAGGCTCGCGCGCGGGGTGCGCAACGACTTCATGGCGCGACACTCCGCGAGCGCCCCGGCGGCCTATCCCGAAATCCACTTCGCGACAGCGCCGTTGCGCGCCGAAGCGCGGTCGTCCGGCAACCCGGAGAATGTCAATCTGTGGGCGGGCCAAGCACATTCGCTCGCGTCCGAGTTACCGGCGGGCGAACTCGTGCGACAGCTGGCCGAAGAGACGAAAGCCGCTCTGGACTCGGCACTTTCGCGCCGAATCCAGCCTTGTTGACAACGAGTATCGTTTACACTCGGGAAGGCATCGCAACCGCCATCCACCCCATCCCAGGAGGAGAGCGCCATGTCCCTCGATGTTCCCGCCGCCCTGCTCGAACGCGCCGAACGCGGTGAGATCGACGACGCCGACTTCGTCGACTGCGTGAAGAACTCGCTGCCCTACGCCTGGGAGGTCGTGAGCCGGGTCGTCGGCGACCTGCAGTCGGGCACAGCCGAATTCGCCGACAACGTGGTTCCGCCGCCGGACGAGACCGCCCGCGGGCAGCTACTGCGCGCGATGGCCTCCGACGCGATCCGCGGCGGCCTGGAGCGGCACTTCGGCGTCAAGCTCGCCTTCCAGAACTGCCACCGGGTGGCGGCCTTCCCGCTCAGCGCCGTGGGCGGCGACACCTACTCGACGTTCATCAGCACCCGGGCGCAGCTGCTCAACCAGAGCCCGGAACTGCGGAACTGCTGATCCGGCAGCCGCTTTCCCGCCCGGCGCGACACCCCGCGCCGGGCGGGTCGCCGTTCTCCCTCAGCCCCGCCCCGCCACGGCCTGCCCCTCCACGTAGTCGAGCGGGTCGAACCGGCGTGTCTTCCACCGGTACAGCCAGGTGATTCCCGGCCAGTTGTTGGTGATCCGGCCCGAGGCGTTGCGGTACCAGCTGGAGCAGAAGTTCCAGGGCGTGTCCCGCAGCCGCCGTTGCAGCCAGTCGTCCCAATTCTGTTCGACATCGGCGCGCGCGGCCAGATGACGGCCCGGCCGCGCGGTCACGTAGTCGATCACCTGCCGGATGTAGCGGGCCTGGGACTCGAGCATGTAGATGATCGAGCCCGCACCGACATTGGTGTTCGGGCCGTACATCATGAACAGGTTCGGGAACTCCGGCACCGAGAGTCCCAGGTAGGCGCGAGCGCCCTCGTCCGCCCACACGTCGGCCAGCTTGCGGCCGCCGAGCCCGTAGATGTTCATCGGCGCCAGGAATTCGGTGCCCTTGAAGCCGGTGCCGTAGATGATCACGTCGGCCTCGTGCAGGATGCCGTCCGCGGTGCGCACGCCGGTGGGCGTGATCTCGGTGATGGCCGTGGTCTCCACCGTCACGTTCGGCTGGGCCAGGGCCGGGAAGTAGTCGTTGGAGAACAGCCCGCGCTTGCAGCCGGGCTCGTAGTCCGGCGTCAGCTTGGCGCGCAGGACCGGATCGGCGACCTGGCGCTCCCGGTGCCGTTCGGCCAGCGCCACCACCGGCCCTTTGATCCACGGCAGATCGGTCAGCCCGAGCGCGAGGAACTCGAAGATCGCCCAGATCGCGAACCGCTCGGCCAGCCGGGTCGGCGGCAGGTACCGGAACAGGGCGTGGTGCAGCGCGCGGTACTCGACATCGGGCTTGGGCAACACCCACGCGGCCGAGCGCTGGAACAGCGTGAGGTGGGCGACGTCGGGCTGGATGCGCGGGATGTACTGGATGGCGCTGGCGCCGGTGCCGATGCAGGCCACCCGCTTGCCGGTGAGATCGATGTCGTGGTCCCACCGCGCGGAGTGGAAGGCGGCCCCGGTGAAGGTGTCGATGCCGGGGATGCTCGGCATCGCCGGACGCGAGAGCTGCCCCACCGCGGACACCAGGATCGCGCACCGCAGCTGCTCGCCGTCGGCGGTGGACACCGTCCAGCCGCCGCGGCTCTCGTCGAACTCGGCGTCGGTGACTTCGGTGCCGAACCGGATGAACCGTTCCAGATCGTGCTTGCGCGCCACGCTGCGCATGTAGTCGTGGATGTCGCGCTGCTCCGAGAAGCGCCGGGGCCAGTCCGCTTTCGGCTCGTGGGAGAACGAGTACAGCGGCGAGGGCACGTCGCAGGCGGCGCCGGGATAGGTGTTCTCCCGCCACACGCCGCCGAGGTCGGCGGCCTTCTCGAGGATGCGGAAATCGTCGAACCCGGCGCGCCGCAGTTCCAGCGCGAGGCCGAGCCCGCCGAACCCGGCGCCGATGATCAGGACGGACGGCGATGTCATCTTTCGAGCGTAAGCGCCGCACGCGCCGCGGAGCAGAGATCCGCGGACAACCGATCAGCATTTCCGGCCACACCCGCGCCCCGGCTCCAGCGACCACGACGGCCGCGCGAGCCCGTGGCATCGTCGCAGCCAGGAGCCCATTTTCCGGGCTCGCGTGCTTGTTTTTGCTCCGGCAGCTACCGTGACCTGCGGAAAGTGAAGGCGGGTGCCCCGAGGCCGAGCGCCACCACCACGGCTGACCCTTCGGTAGCATCCGGTGTGACGTGGCTCATGCCGGCCACCGACGAGAAGGAGTTCTTCGATGTTGAGCACCATGCAGGACGAGCCGCTGTCGCTGGCGACACTGCTGAAATACGCCGCCACCTTCCAGGGTGAGAGCACGGTGTCCACCTGGACCGGCGACGGCGTCCGCACGATGACCTACCGTGAGCTCGGCGCCGAGGCCGCCCGGCTGGCGAACGCGCTGAGCGGGCTCGGCATCGGCGTCGGTGACCGGGTCGGCACCTTCATGTGGAACAACAACGAGCACATGGTCGCCTACATCGGCGTCCCCGCGATGGGCGCGGTGCTGCACGCGTTGAACATCCGCCTCTTCCCCGAACAGCTCGTCTACGTGGCCAACCACGCCGAAGACAAGGTCGTCATCGTCGACGGCTCGCTGGTGCCGATGTTCGCCCAGCTGCTGCCGAACATGAAGACCGTGCGGCACGTCATCGTCGCCAACGGTGACGCCGCCACCCTGCAGGCGCCCGAGGGCGTGCAGGTGCACTCCTACTCCGAGCTGCTCGCCGGCCAGTCCGACAGCTACGACTTCCCGGTCATCGACGAGCGCTCCGCCGCCGCCATGTGCTACACCTCCGGCACCACCGGCGACCCCAAGGGCGTCGTCTACTCGCACCGCTCCAACTGGCTGCACGCCATGCAGGTCGTCTCGCCCTCGGGCATGGGCTTCAGCGGCGCCGACAGCGTGCTCGCCATCGTGCCGCTCTTCCACGCCAACGCCTGGGGCATCCCCTACGCCGCGCTCATGTCCGGCGCG contains:
- a CDS encoding M23 family metallopeptidase, whose translation is MSQHRLGPSSITVESLLGHGATGRPTRHRAQSSQGERVRAAASAAVAAGALVGVAAQVAPALAAASPLAPARNTEAAEEAIAFKGTAEIPAAEAKQIAEPAPAADPAPVTQVAAPVAQNVAQQPFGIPNLPPEIAAPLAQVEDVLKNVQQHVAPPVAVRPVAGAISSGYGTRWGQFHYGLDFADALGAPIRSVSSGTVIEAGPASGFGLWVRVLQDDGTTAVYGHVNDMYVQAGQRVNAGDVIATVGNRGQSTGPHLHLEIWDQGGNKIDPMPYLAAKGVPMHWGPSAH
- a CDS encoding nitronate monooxygenase, with protein sequence MIIDELRVPIVLAPMAGGPSTPELAAAVCAAGGLGTVAAGYLSAADTAARIEATRSRTDAPFGVNLFVPGPATPRTEFAGYLAELGERFALGEPRHDTDDWAAKLDLLVAAPVPVVSCTFGCPTAAEIARLHAVGTEVWVTVTSVAEARIAVEAGADVLVAQGAEAGGHRATFVDRVADDAIDPLGLLTLLQLLTAATDRPIVAAGGIATGAGIAAVLAAGAAAAQLGTAFLRCPEAGTNPVHRAAVPTETPTMLTRAFTGRLARGVRNDFMARHSASAPAAYPEIHFATAPLRAEARSSGNPENVNLWAGQAHSLASELPAGELVRQLAEETKAALDSALSRRIQPC
- a CDS encoding SCO5389 family protein — translated: MSLDVPAALLERAERGEIDDADFVDCVKNSLPYAWEVVSRVVGDLQSGTAEFADNVVPPPDETARGQLLRAMASDAIRGGLERHFGVKLAFQNCHRVAAFPLSAVGGDTYSTFISTRAQLLNQSPELRNC
- a CDS encoding flavin-containing monooxygenase; protein product: MTSPSVLIIGAGFGGLGLALELRRAGFDDFRILEKAADLGGVWRENTYPGAACDVPSPLYSFSHEPKADWPRRFSEQRDIHDYMRSVARKHDLERFIRFGTEVTDAEFDESRGGWTVSTADGEQLRCAILVSAVGQLSRPAMPSIPGIDTFTGAAFHSARWDHDIDLTGKRVACIGTGASAIQYIPRIQPDVAHLTLFQRSAAWVLPKPDVEYRALHHALFRYLPPTRLAERFAIWAIFEFLALGLTDLPWIKGPVVALAERHRERQVADPVLRAKLTPDYEPGCKRGLFSNDYFPALAQPNVTVETTAITEITPTGVRTADGILHEADVIIYGTGFKGTEFLAPMNIYGLGGRKLADVWADEGARAYLGLSVPEFPNLFMMYGPNTNVGAGSIIYMLESQARYIRQVIDYVTARPGRHLAARADVEQNWDDWLQRRLRDTPWNFCSSWYRNASGRITNNWPGITWLYRWKTRRFDPLDYVEGQAVAGRG